The Austwickia sp. genome includes a region encoding these proteins:
- the pyk gene encoding pyruvate kinase produces MRRAKIVCTIGPAVDDPVKIRALVDAGMDVARINRSHGSFEDAERHIAMVREAAEAAGRQVGVLVDLQGPKIRTGRFATGPVLLNDGDRFTITIDDVDGDKDRVSTTFKGLPGDVRPGDTLLVDDGKICLRAVEVTPTDVVTEVTEGGTISNNKGINLPGVPVSVPALSDKDEEDLRWALRMGADWIALSFVRDARDVIRCHEIMEDEDVRRPILAKVEKPQAVANLAEIIRAFDGIMVARGDLGVEMPLEEVPLVQKQAIELARREAKPVIVATQVLESMIDNSRPTRAEASDCANAVLDGTDALMLSGETSVGAWPIQAVRTMARIIENTEDHGLARIPPLGTEPSTVGGAVTAAAARIGHALQAKYLVCFSSSGDSARRMSRVRSELPMLAFTNDPQTARRLTLTWGTRAFVVPKFRHMSTMVEAVDQALLSEGVVTDGDVLVVVAGRPYGVSGTTNSLRVHVVGSLDS; encoded by the coding sequence ATGCGCCGCGCCAAGATCGTCTGCACCATCGGCCCCGCGGTTGACGACCCGGTGAAGATCCGTGCCCTGGTCGACGCGGGCATGGACGTGGCCCGGATCAACCGCTCGCACGGCTCGTTCGAGGACGCCGAGCGGCACATCGCCATGGTCCGCGAGGCCGCCGAGGCCGCCGGGCGTCAGGTGGGAGTGCTGGTCGACCTTCAGGGGCCGAAGATCCGCACCGGCCGGTTCGCCACCGGGCCGGTCCTGCTCAACGACGGGGACCGGTTCACGATCACCATCGACGACGTGGACGGCGACAAGGACCGGGTCTCCACCACGTTCAAGGGCCTGCCGGGTGACGTGCGCCCCGGCGACACGCTGCTCGTCGACGACGGCAAGATCTGCCTGCGCGCCGTCGAGGTGACCCCGACCGATGTCGTCACCGAGGTCACCGAGGGCGGCACCATCTCCAACAACAAGGGCATCAACCTGCCCGGCGTACCGGTGAGCGTCCCCGCCCTGTCCGACAAGGACGAGGAGGACCTGCGCTGGGCGCTGCGCATGGGGGCCGACTGGATCGCGCTGTCGTTCGTGCGCGACGCCCGCGACGTCATCCGGTGCCACGAGATCATGGAGGACGAGGACGTCCGCCGCCCGATTCTCGCGAAGGTGGAGAAGCCGCAGGCGGTCGCCAACCTGGCCGAGATCATCCGGGCCTTCGACGGGATCATGGTGGCGCGCGGCGACCTGGGCGTCGAGATGCCCCTCGAAGAGGTGCCGCTGGTCCAGAAGCAGGCGATCGAGCTGGCCCGTCGGGAGGCCAAGCCCGTCATCGTGGCCACCCAGGTGCTGGAGTCGATGATCGACAACAGCCGCCCCACCCGGGCGGAGGCCAGCGACTGCGCCAACGCCGTGCTCGACGGCACGGACGCGCTGATGCTGTCGGGGGAGACGAGCGTCGGCGCCTGGCCGATCCAGGCGGTCCGCACGATGGCCCGCATTATCGAGAACACGGAGGACCACGGTCTGGCCCGGATCCCCCCGCTGGGCACCGAACCCTCCACCGTCGGCGGCGCCGTCACCGCGGCGGCCGCGCGGATCGGGCACGCGCTGCAGGCGAAGTACCTGGTGTGCTTCAGCTCCTCCGGCGACTCCGCCCGGCGGATGTCCCGGGTGCGGTCCGAGCTGCCGATGCTCGCCTTCACCAACGACCCGCAGACCGCGCGGCGGCTGACGCTGACCTGGGGGACGCGGGCGTTCGTCGTCCCCAAGTTCCGGCACATGTCGACGATGGTCGAGGCCGTCGACCAAGCCCTCCTCTCCGAGGGCGTCGTCACCGACGGGGACGTCCTCGTCGTGGTGGCAGGCCGACCGTACGGCGTGAGCGGCACCACCAACTCGCTGCGCGTGCACGTCGTGGGCAGTCTCGACAGCTGA
- a CDS encoding DUF554 domain-containing protein, whose protein sequence is MTGGFPGLGTLLNAATVIVGSLIGMLVGNRLPERTRDLVTDCLGLVTLLMAALSAASVMDGELTSRVRTGAPVLIVLGSLLIGGIAGSMLRIEDRLESLGDAAARWSARRRGRALEGAAEQAEADRFTQGWLTATLLFCVGPLTILGSLDDGLGRGIDKLAVKSVLDGFASMAFAASFGIGVLASALSVLVIQGALTIVGIFLGTIMPAAQIAALTATGGLVLAGIGLRLLRIRQIPVGDMLPALVVAPLLTTLVAR, encoded by the coding sequence ATGACCGGGGGCTTCCCCGGCCTGGGCACCCTGCTCAACGCCGCGACCGTCATCGTGGGGTCGCTGATCGGCATGCTCGTGGGCAACCGGCTACCCGAACGCACCCGGGACCTGGTGACCGACTGCCTCGGCCTGGTCACCCTCCTCATGGCGGCGCTGTCGGCGGCGTCGGTGATGGACGGGGAGCTGACCTCGCGCGTCCGCACCGGCGCGCCCGTCCTCATCGTGCTCGGCAGCCTGCTGATCGGGGGCATCGCCGGCTCGATGCTGCGGATCGAGGACCGGCTGGAGTCCCTGGGTGACGCCGCGGCCCGCTGGTCGGCGCGGCGCCGGGGTCGCGCCTTGGAGGGCGCCGCCGAGCAGGCCGAGGCCGACCGCTTCACCCAGGGCTGGCTGACGGCGACCCTGCTGTTCTGCGTTGGCCCGCTGACGATCCTGGGTTCGCTGGACGACGGGTTGGGCCGTGGCATCGACAAGCTGGCCGTGAAGTCGGTGCTCGACGGGTTCGCATCGATGGCGTTCGCGGCGTCGTTCGGGATCGGGGTGCTCGCCTCGGCGCTGTCCGTCCTGGTCATCCAGGGTGCGCTGACCATCGTGGGCATCTTCCTCGGCACGATCATGCCTGCCGCGCAGATCGCGGCGCTGACCGCGACCGGAGGCCTGGTCCTCGCCGGCATCGGGCTGCGGCTGCTGCGGATCCGGCAGATCCCGGTCGGCGACATGCTCCCGGCGCTGGTGGTGGCGCCGCTGCTCACGACGCTGGTGGCGCGCTAG
- a CDS encoding prolipoprotein diacylglyceryl transferase, producing MLFAPIPASLPSPDVAVWHLGPLPIRAYALCLLTGIVVAAWLTARRLPERGVEAEKAIDVALWAVPFGIVGGRLYHVISSPQAYFGPGGQPVRALYIWEGGLGIWGAVALGAVGAWLGCRRHGVPLLVFGDALAPPLLIAQAIGRLGNWFNNELYGGPTDVPWALEIHQWDHQAGRAVLDAAGQPVVIGTFHPTFLYEAVWCLLAAALLFWVDRRFGAGAAPRGAAAVTEGSRDAVRRVLAPGQLFALVLMLYTVERFVVENLRIDDANHVLGLRLNVWTSVLVFAFGAWWFWWLGRRGRRRSGEATG from the coding sequence ATGCTGTTCGCCCCGATCCCTGCCTCGCTGCCGAGCCCCGACGTGGCGGTCTGGCACCTCGGCCCGCTCCCGATCCGGGCCTACGCGCTGTGCCTGCTCACCGGCATCGTCGTGGCGGCCTGGCTCACCGCCCGGCGGCTGCCGGAGCGCGGGGTCGAGGCGGAGAAGGCCATTGATGTGGCGCTGTGGGCGGTGCCCTTCGGGATCGTCGGCGGTCGGCTCTACCACGTGATCTCCAGCCCACAGGCCTACTTCGGCCCCGGCGGCCAGCCGGTCCGAGCCCTCTACATCTGGGAGGGCGGCCTGGGGATCTGGGGCGCCGTGGCACTCGGGGCGGTCGGGGCCTGGCTGGGCTGCCGCCGCCACGGCGTACCGCTGCTCGTCTTCGGCGACGCCCTCGCGCCCCCGCTGCTGATCGCCCAGGCCATCGGACGGCTCGGGAACTGGTTCAACAACGAGCTGTACGGCGGCCCCACCGACGTCCCCTGGGCGCTGGAGATCCACCAGTGGGACCACCAGGCCGGGCGGGCGGTGCTCGATGCGGCCGGCCAGCCCGTCGTGATCGGCACCTTTCACCCCACGTTCCTCTACGAGGCCGTGTGGTGCCTGCTCGCCGCGGCGCTGCTGTTCTGGGTCGACCGCCGGTTCGGCGCTGGGGCGGCCCCGCGGGGGGCCGCGGCGGTGACCGAGGGCTCGCGGGACGCCGTACGGCGCGTGCTGGCGCCCGGCCAGCTCTTCGCCCTCGTGCTGATGCTCTACACGGTCGAGCGCTTCGTCGTGGAGAACCTGCGCATCGACGACGCCAACCACGTGCTCGGGCTGCGGCTCAATGTCTGGACGTCCGTCCTGGTCTTCGCCTTCGGGGCCTGGTGGTTCTGGTGGCTGGGCCGCCGCGGGCGCCGCCGCTCCGGCGAGGCCACCGGTTAG
- a CDS encoding response regulator: MTIKPTAPVPAPPPSRPQVLESAAEDAGRDGVRVVVAEDEALIRLDLAEMLADSGYDVVGQASDGEQAVDLAREHRPDLVILDVKMPVKDGISAAEVIGKERIAPCVMLTAFSDRDLVERARDAGVMAYVVKPFTIDDLRPAIDIARSRWVELHALEAEIADLGERLETRKTVDRAKGILQEQMGLTESEAFRWIQKTAMDRRLGMREVAQLVIDGLPSGKKK, translated from the coding sequence GTGACCATCAAGCCCACGGCCCCGGTACCAGCCCCGCCCCCGTCCCGTCCGCAGGTCCTCGAATCCGCCGCTGAGGACGCCGGCCGGGATGGCGTCCGCGTGGTCGTGGCCGAGGACGAGGCCCTGATCCGCCTCGACCTGGCCGAGATGCTGGCCGACAGCGGCTACGACGTAGTCGGCCAAGCCAGCGACGGCGAGCAGGCCGTGGACCTTGCCCGCGAGCACCGCCCCGACCTGGTGATCCTCGACGTGAAGATGCCCGTCAAGGATGGGATCTCGGCGGCTGAGGTGATCGGCAAGGAGCGCATCGCGCCGTGCGTCATGCTGACCGCGTTCAGCGACCGCGACCTGGTCGAACGGGCCCGCGACGCCGGCGTCATGGCCTACGTGGTCAAGCCCTTCACCATCGACGACCTGCGCCCCGCCATCGACATCGCCCGGTCCCGTTGGGTCGAGCTGCACGCCCTGGAGGCGGAGATCGCCGACCTCGGCGAGCGGCTGGAGACCCGCAAGACGGTCGACCGCGCCAAGGGGATCCTGCAGGAGCAGATGGGACTGACGGAGTCCGAGGCCTTCCGGTGGATCCAGAAGACGGCGATGGACCGCCGGTTGGGAATGCGCGAGGTGGCCCAGCTCGTGATCGACGGCCTGCCCTCGGGCAAGAAGAAGTAG
- a CDS encoding glutamate synthase subunit beta → MADPHGFLNHRERQLPSRRPVPVRLRDWNEVYEPQDVRDLQDQAGRCMDCGIPFCHSGCPLGNIIPEWNTFAWKGRWGDAIERLHATNNFPEFTGRLCPAPCETACVLGINQPAVTIKQVEVTIIDRAFDDGRVMPMPPERLSGRTVAVVGSGPAGLAVAQQLTRAGHTVAVYERADKAGGLLRYGIPEFKMEKQVLDRRLAQMRAEGTRFRTGVKVGADLTGTELRKRYDAVVLATGATVPRDLSVPGREFEGVVQAMTYLPQANRVALGQDVVDQIVATGKDVIVIGGGDTGADCIGTALRQRAKSVTSLEIMPRPPQERADAHPWPTYPMLFRVASAHEEGGERVYSVNTKEVIGDERGKVSGLRLVEVRLEDGRFVEVDGTEQVLPAQLILLAMGFTGPEKAGVVEQLGVELDERGNIVRDEHYMSSVPGVFVAGDCGRGQSLIVWAIAEGRACAHGVDAWLTGESALPRPISPTDRPLTV, encoded by the coding sequence GTGGCTGACCCGCATGGTTTCCTCAACCACCGGGAGCGCCAGCTCCCGTCCCGCCGCCCCGTCCCCGTGCGGCTGCGCGACTGGAACGAGGTCTACGAGCCGCAGGACGTCCGCGACCTGCAAGACCAGGCCGGACGCTGCATGGACTGCGGCATCCCGTTCTGTCACAGCGGGTGCCCACTGGGCAACATCATCCCGGAGTGGAACACCTTCGCCTGGAAGGGCCGCTGGGGCGACGCGATCGAGCGCCTGCACGCGACCAACAACTTCCCGGAGTTCACCGGCCGGCTGTGCCCGGCCCCGTGCGAGACCGCCTGCGTGCTCGGGATCAACCAGCCCGCGGTGACGATCAAGCAGGTCGAGGTCACGATCATCGACCGGGCCTTCGACGACGGCCGCGTCATGCCGATGCCGCCGGAGCGGCTGTCCGGCCGCACGGTCGCGGTCGTCGGCTCCGGCCCGGCCGGGCTGGCGGTCGCCCAGCAGCTCACCCGGGCGGGGCACACCGTCGCGGTGTACGAGCGCGCCGACAAGGCCGGTGGCCTGCTCCGCTACGGCATCCCCGAGTTCAAGATGGAGAAGCAGGTCCTCGACCGGCGCCTCGCGCAGATGCGCGCCGAGGGCACCCGGTTCCGCACCGGCGTCAAGGTGGGGGCGGACCTCACGGGGACGGAGCTGCGCAAGCGGTACGACGCGGTGGTGCTCGCCACCGGCGCGACGGTGCCGCGTGACCTGTCGGTGCCAGGGCGGGAGTTCGAGGGCGTCGTGCAGGCGATGACGTACCTCCCGCAGGCCAACCGCGTCGCGCTCGGTCAGGACGTCGTCGACCAGATCGTCGCGACCGGCAAGGACGTCATCGTCATCGGCGGCGGCGACACCGGCGCGGACTGCATTGGTACGGCGTTGCGGCAGCGCGCCAAGTCCGTGACCAGCCTGGAGATCATGCCGCGGCCGCCGCAGGAGCGCGCGGACGCCCACCCGTGGCCGACGTACCCGATGCTCTTCCGCGTCGCCAGCGCGCACGAGGAGGGCGGCGAGCGGGTCTACTCGGTGAACACCAAGGAGGTCATCGGCGACGAGCGCGGCAAGGTCAGCGGGCTGCGGCTGGTCGAGGTGCGCCTCGAGGACGGCCGGTTCGTCGAGGTGGACGGCACCGAGCAGGTGCTCCCCGCCCAGCTGATCCTGTTGGCGATGGGCTTCACCGGCCCGGAGAAGGCCGGGGTCGTGGAGCAGCTCGGTGTGGAGCTCGACGAGCGCGGCAACATCGTGCGCGACGAGCACTACATGAGCAGCGTTCCGGGGGTCTTCGTCGCGGGCGACTGCGGTCGCGGGCAGTCGCTGATCGTGTGGGCCATCGCCGAGGGGCGGGCCTGCGCGCACGGTGTCGACGCCTGGCTGACGGGCGAGTCCGCGCTGCCGCGGCCGATCAGCCCGACGGATCGCCCGCTGACGGTGTAG
- the gltB gene encoding glutamate synthase large subunit: protein MSARDFSAVPAATGLYDPAYEHDACGVAMVATLRGEPGHDIVEQALVALRNLDHRGATGADPLVGDGAGILFQVPDAFLRAVAGFELPEQGRYAVGTAFLPVEADRRAATVRRIEELAAQESLTVLGWRDVPTDYGVIGKVARDVMPHFAQLFVAAAGAREGAAGIELDRLAFCLRKRAEHETGTYFPSLSARTLVYKGMLTTEQLDHFYPDLHDTRVVTELALVHSRFSTNTFPSWPLAHPYRLIAHNGEINTVRGNRNWMASRESVLKSDLIPGDLTRLFPICDPHGSDSAGFDEVLELLHLGGRSLPHAVLMMIPEAWENHAEMDAARKAFYQFHGCFMEPWDGPACVTFTDGTLIGAVLDRNGLRPGRYWVTDDGLVVLGSEAGVLDIPAEKIVEKGRLSPGKMFLVDTAAGRLISDEEVKSELAQELPYAQWLDEGMVELHDLPEREHILHTPSSVARRQQTFGYTSEELRILLAPMAATGTEALGSMGTDTPIAVLSDRPRLLFDYFTQLFAQVTNPPLDAIREELVTSVGGTAGPELNLLGATPEHCRQIVLPFPVIDNDELAKIVHIDADDDAGSGTATVVVSGLYDVAGGAAAMKQRLEMIFKEVSTAIRRGARFVVLSDRDSTIDKAPIPSLLLTAAVHHHLIREKTRTQVGLIVEAGDVREVHHVALLVGYGAAAVNPYLAMETVEDMVRSRAITGVTSEKAVANLIKALGKGVLKVMSKMGISTVASYRGAQVFECIGLAKEVIDAYFTGTTSRLGGVSLDVLAKEVEARHRTAYPVSGVGNAHRKLTTGGEYQWRREGEPHLFNPETVFRLQHSTRSRRYDLFKQYTARVDGQSKRLMTLRGLFEFDTSGRTAIPIDQVEPVSEIVKRFSTGAMSYGSISKEAHETLAIAMNRLGGKSNTGEGGEDVDRLLDPTRRSAIKQVASGRFGVTSHYLTESDDIQIKMAQGAKPGEGGQLPGAKVYPWVARTRHSTPGVGLISPPPHHDIYSIEDLAQLIHDLKNANPSARIHVKLVSEVGVGTVATGVSKAHADVVLISGHDGGTGASPLTSLKHAGAPWELGLAETQQTLVLNNLRDRIVVQTDGQLKTGRDVVVAALLGAEEFGFATAPLVVSGCIMMRVCHQDTCPVGIATQNPELRSRFTGKPEFVETFFEYIAQEVRELLAQLGFRSIAEAVGHSSVLDVRKAVDHWKAAGLDLSPILAEAVPEGDAARYCTQAQDHGLAQALDNELIAQARPALERGEPVRIEARIRNVNRTVGTMLGHEVTKAHHEGLPEDTITVNLTGEAGQSFGAFLPAGVSMRLFGEANDYVGKGLSGGRLAVRPEPSSHLAAERNVIAGNVVGYGATSGEIFLRGTAGERFCVRNSGASAVVEGVGDHGCEYMTGGTVLVLGPTGRNFAAGMSGGVAYVLDLARQRVNPELVDVLELRDDDADRVETLLRRHLEATESVVAAELLADWPASRARFSLVLPRDYQRVLDVRAAAEADGLDPDGSQVWERIMEASRG from the coding sequence GTGTCCGCACGCGACTTCTCCGCTGTCCCCGCCGCCACCGGTCTGTACGACCCCGCCTACGAGCACGACGCCTGCGGCGTCGCCATGGTCGCGACCCTGCGCGGGGAGCCCGGACACGACATCGTCGAGCAGGCTCTGGTCGCGCTGCGCAACCTCGACCACCGCGGCGCCACCGGCGCGGACCCGCTCGTCGGCGACGGCGCGGGGATCCTCTTCCAGGTGCCGGACGCCTTCCTGCGCGCGGTGGCCGGGTTCGAGCTGCCCGAGCAGGGCCGGTACGCCGTGGGCACCGCGTTCCTGCCCGTCGAGGCGGACCGGCGCGCCGCGACTGTGCGTCGCATCGAGGAGCTGGCGGCCCAGGAGAGCCTGACGGTCCTCGGCTGGCGCGACGTCCCCACGGACTACGGCGTCATCGGCAAGGTGGCCCGCGACGTCATGCCGCACTTCGCCCAGCTGTTCGTCGCCGCCGCGGGCGCCCGCGAGGGCGCGGCCGGCATCGAGCTGGACCGGCTCGCCTTCTGCCTGCGCAAGCGCGCCGAGCACGAGACCGGCACCTACTTCCCGTCGCTGTCCGCCCGCACGCTGGTCTACAAGGGCATGCTCACCACCGAGCAGCTCGACCACTTCTACCCGGACCTGCACGACACCCGGGTCGTCACCGAGCTGGCGCTGGTCCACTCGAGGTTCTCCACCAACACGTTCCCGAGCTGGCCGCTCGCGCACCCCTACCGGCTGATCGCCCACAACGGGGAGATCAACACGGTGCGCGGCAACCGCAACTGGATGGCCTCGCGGGAGTCGGTGCTCAAGAGCGACCTGATCCCCGGCGACCTGACCCGGCTCTTCCCGATCTGCGACCCGCACGGCTCCGACTCGGCCGGCTTCGACGAGGTGCTGGAGCTGCTGCACCTCGGCGGCCGGAGCCTGCCGCACGCGGTCCTCATGATGATCCCGGAGGCGTGGGAGAACCACGCCGAGATGGACGCCGCGCGCAAGGCCTTCTACCAGTTCCACGGCTGCTTCATGGAGCCCTGGGACGGCCCGGCCTGCGTGACGTTCACGGACGGGACGCTCATCGGCGCCGTACTCGACCGCAACGGCCTGCGGCCCGGCCGCTACTGGGTGACCGACGACGGCCTGGTCGTGCTCGGCAGCGAGGCGGGCGTGCTCGACATCCCGGCGGAGAAGATCGTCGAGAAGGGCCGGCTCAGCCCCGGCAAGATGTTCCTCGTGGACACGGCCGCCGGCCGGCTGATCTCCGACGAGGAGGTCAAGAGCGAGCTGGCCCAGGAGCTGCCGTACGCGCAGTGGCTCGACGAGGGCATGGTCGAGCTGCACGATCTTCCCGAGCGCGAGCACATCCTGCACACCCCCAGCTCGGTGGCGCGCCGTCAGCAGACGTTCGGCTACACCAGCGAGGAGCTGCGGATCCTGCTCGCGCCCATGGCGGCGACCGGGACCGAGGCGCTCGGCTCGATGGGCACCGACACCCCCATCGCGGTGCTGTCGGACCGGCCGCGGCTGCTGTTCGACTACTTCACCCAGCTCTTCGCCCAGGTGACGAACCCGCCGCTGGACGCGATCCGGGAGGAGCTCGTCACCAGCGTCGGCGGGACCGCCGGGCCCGAGCTCAACCTCCTCGGGGCGACCCCCGAGCACTGCCGCCAGATCGTGCTGCCCTTCCCGGTGATCGACAACGACGAGCTGGCGAAGATCGTGCACATCGACGCGGACGACGACGCCGGGTCGGGCACGGCGACCGTGGTCGTGTCCGGGCTGTACGACGTGGCCGGCGGGGCCGCTGCCATGAAGCAGCGACTCGAGATGATCTTCAAGGAGGTCTCGACGGCGATCCGGCGGGGCGCCCGGTTCGTCGTGCTCTCCGACCGGGACAGCACCATCGACAAGGCCCCCATCCCGTCGCTGCTGCTGACCGCCGCGGTCCACCACCACCTCATTCGGGAGAAGACCCGCACCCAGGTGGGTCTGATCGTCGAGGCGGGCGACGTCCGCGAGGTGCACCACGTCGCCCTCCTCGTGGGCTACGGCGCCGCCGCCGTGAACCCCTATCTCGCGATGGAGACCGTCGAGGACATGGTCCGCTCTCGGGCCATCACCGGCGTGACCAGCGAGAAGGCCGTCGCCAACCTCATCAAGGCGCTCGGCAAGGGCGTCCTGAAGGTCATGTCGAAGATGGGCATCTCGACGGTGGCGAGCTACCGCGGCGCCCAGGTCTTCGAGTGCATCGGCCTGGCCAAGGAGGTCATCGACGCCTACTTCACGGGGACGACGAGCCGCCTCGGCGGCGTGAGCCTGGACGTCCTCGCCAAGGAGGTCGAGGCGCGGCACCGCACGGCGTACCCGGTCTCCGGCGTCGGCAACGCGCACCGCAAGCTGACGACGGGCGGGGAGTACCAGTGGCGTCGCGAAGGCGAGCCGCACCTTTTCAACCCTGAGACGGTGTTCCGGCTGCAGCACTCCACCCGGAGCCGGCGCTACGACCTGTTCAAGCAGTACACGGCGCGGGTCGACGGGCAGTCTAAGCGCTTGATGACGCTGCGCGGGCTCTTCGAATTCGACACGAGCGGGCGCACCGCGATCCCGATCGACCAGGTCGAGCCGGTCAGCGAGATCGTCAAGCGGTTCTCCACGGGCGCGATGAGCTACGGCTCGATCAGCAAGGAGGCCCACGAGACCCTCGCGATCGCGATGAACCGCCTCGGCGGCAAGTCCAACACCGGCGAGGGCGGCGAGGACGTCGACCGGCTGCTCGACCCGACCCGGCGCAGCGCGATCAAGCAGGTCGCCTCGGGTCGGTTCGGCGTGACCAGCCACTACCTCACCGAGTCCGACGACATCCAGATCAAGATGGCGCAGGGCGCCAAGCCCGGCGAGGGCGGCCAGCTGCCCGGCGCCAAGGTCTACCCCTGGGTGGCCCGGACCCGGCACTCGACGCCCGGCGTGGGGCTCATCAGCCCGCCGCCGCACCACGACATCTACTCGATCGAGGACCTGGCCCAGCTCATCCACGACCTGAAGAACGCCAACCCCAGCGCGCGGATCCACGTCAAGCTCGTCTCCGAGGTGGGCGTGGGCACGGTCGCGACCGGGGTGAGCAAGGCGCACGCCGACGTCGTCCTGATCTCCGGGCACGACGGCGGCACCGGTGCCTCGCCGTTGACGTCGCTCAAGCACGCCGGGGCGCCCTGGGAGCTGGGCCTCGCCGAGACGCAGCAGACGCTGGTGCTCAACAACCTGCGCGACCGGATCGTCGTGCAGACCGACGGTCAGCTCAAGACCGGGCGCGACGTGGTCGTCGCGGCGCTGCTGGGGGCCGAGGAGTTCGGGTTCGCCACCGCTCCGCTGGTGGTCAGCGGCTGCATCATGATGCGGGTGTGCCACCAGGACACCTGCCCGGTGGGCATCGCCACGCAGAACCCCGAGCTTCGGTCCCGGTTCACCGGCAAACCGGAGTTCGTGGAGACGTTCTTCGAGTACATCGCCCAGGAGGTGCGGGAGCTGCTCGCCCAGCTCGGGTTCCGCAGCATCGCCGAGGCGGTGGGGCACAGCTCGGTGCTTGACGTCCGTAAGGCCGTCGACCACTGGAAGGCCGCCGGGCTGGACCTGTCGCCGATCCTCGCGGAGGCGGTGCCGGAGGGCGACGCGGCCCGCTATTGCACCCAGGCGCAGGACCACGGCCTGGCGCAGGCGCTCGACAACGAGCTGATCGCGCAGGCGCGCCCGGCGTTGGAGCGTGGTGAGCCGGTGCGCATCGAGGCGAGGATCCGCAACGTCAACCGCACGGTCGGCACGATGCTCGGGCACGAGGTCACGAAGGCCCACCACGAGGGTCTGCCGGAGGACACGATCACGGTGAACCTCACCGGCGAGGCCGGGCAGTCGTTCGGGGCGTTCCTGCCGGCCGGCGTCAGCATGCGCCTGTTCGGCGAGGCCAACGACTACGTCGGCAAGGGCCTCTCGGGTGGTCGGCTGGCCGTCCGGCCCGAGCCGTCGTCCCACCTCGCCGCCGAGCGCAACGTGATCGCCGGCAACGTCGTCGGCTACGGCGCCACGAGCGGCGAGATCTTCCTGCGCGGCACGGCCGGGGAACGGTTCTGCGTGCGCAACTCCGGCGCCAGCGCCGTGGTGGAGGGCGTGGGCGACCACGGCTGCGAGTACATGACCGGCGGCACGGTCCTGGTCCTGGGCCCCACCGGCCGCAACTTCGCGGCCGGGATGTCGGGCGGCGTGGCCTACGTGCTCGACCTCGCCCGGCAGCGGGTCAACCCCGAACTCGTCGACGTGCTGGAGCTGCGCGACGACGACGCGGACCGCGTCGAAACCCTCCTGCGCCGCCACCTGGAGGCGACCGAGTCGGTCGTCGCCGCCGAGCTGCTGGCCGACTGGCCGGCCAGCCGCGCCCGATTCTCGCTCGTGCTGCCCCGCGACTACCAGCGCGTCCTCGACGTGCGGGCCGCCGCGGAGGCGGACGGGCTCGACCCCGACGGCTCCCAGGTCTGGGAGCGGATCATGGAGGCCTCCCGTGGCTGA
- a CDS encoding hotdog fold thioesterase has protein sequence MGIDVTHASPEQTVATMPVEPNRQPYGLLHGGASAVLAETVGSIAAAYHAHTIGKLAVGVELNCTHHRAVRSGTVTGTATKLHAGTSAATYEIVIVDEQDRRVCTSRLTCMLIDRAPGAPGAPGAPAQDPEGVVDSDDGDDVQDVGGDTPGA, from the coding sequence ATGGGCATCGACGTGACGCACGCCAGCCCCGAGCAGACCGTGGCGACGATGCCGGTCGAGCCCAATCGGCAGCCCTACGGCCTGCTGCACGGCGGCGCCAGCGCGGTCCTCGCTGAGACCGTCGGCTCGATCGCGGCCGCTTACCACGCCCACACCATCGGCAAGCTGGCCGTCGGCGTCGAGCTCAACTGCACGCATCACCGGGCGGTGCGCTCGGGCACCGTGACCGGCACCGCGACGAAGCTGCACGCCGGCACGAGCGCCGCGACGTACGAGATCGTCATCGTCGACGAGCAGGACCGCCGCGTCTGCACCTCGCGGCTGACCTGCATGCTGATCGATCGCGCCCCGGGCGCGCCGGGCGCGCCGGGTGCCCCCGCACAGGACCCCGAGGGCGTCGTGGACTCCGACGACGGCGACGACGTCCAAGACGTCGGTGGGGACACGCCGGGCGCATGA